Genomic segment of Parageobacillus genomosp. 1:
CGGCAGCTATCAAGGAAAGTATTATAAAAAAGAAGTGGTACGGCAATGAAATTGGTGAAAATTCTTCCGTTTACGCGGGTATTAATGGACATGGCGGTGAAGGAAGGCGACATCGCCGTCGATGCCACGGTCGGAAACGGACATGATACCCTTTATTTGGCAGAGCTTGTTGGGGAGAAAGGCCGCGTATTCGGTTTTGACATTCAGCAGGAAGCGATTGCGGCGGCATCCGCCCGTCTTCAAGAGCATCATTTGCTCGAGCGAGTGACGTTGTTTCAGGCAAGCCACGATCAATTGATCGAAAAAATCCCTGCTGTCTATCACGGACACATCGCCGGCGCGATGTTTAACCTCGGCTATCTCCCCGGCGGTGACAAACGGATTGTGACAAAACCGGAGTCAACGATACGCGCCATTGAACAATTGCTGCAAATCATGAAAAAAGAAGGAATCATTGTCCTCGTCGTCTATCACGGCCATCCGGAAGGCGCCATCGAACGGGATGCGCTTCTTCATTATGTAAAAGCAATGGATCAAAGGCACGCTCACGTATTAAAATATGAATTCATTAATCAAAAAAACAATCCCCCGTTTATTATTGCCATCGAAAAACGGTAAAAAGGCTGTCCCTTTAGGAAAGAGACAGCCTTTTTTGTTTAGAAGACAATGCAAGCTTGTTTTGCCATAAGCGATATACTTTTCCGTTCCAGTAAAAAAACCAAGAAACCGCTCCGCCTGCACGGACAAGCTTTCTGGCAAGGCGGCGAAGCTCCCGCTGTTTTTTCACTTTTT
This window contains:
- a CDS encoding class I SAM-dependent methyltransferase: MKLVKILPFTRVLMDMAVKEGDIAVDATVGNGHDTLYLAELVGEKGRVFGFDIQQEAIAAASARLQEHHLLERVTLFQASHDQLIEKIPAVYHGHIAGAMFNLGYLPGGDKRIVTKPESTIRAIEQLLQIMKKEGIIVLVVYHGHPEGAIERDALLHYVKAMDQRHAHVLKYEFINQKNNPPFIIAIEKR